A stretch of Gemmatimonas aurantiaca T-27 DNA encodes these proteins:
- a CDS encoding bifunctional 3,4-dihydroxy-2-butanone-4-phosphate synthase/GTP cyclohydrolase II, whose protein sequence is MPNSEQNAGVPRDAERPAVDPVFGTVEQALADIAAGKFIVVADDEDRENEGDLVCAAELVTPEMVNFMLEAKGMICLAMTNEWANRLGLEMQVEKNTESMGTAFTVSIDAAAKYGVTTGISAADRAATIRVAADPDSTRADLRVPGHIHPLRARDGGVLQRVGHTEAAVDLARLAGCRPAGVICEVLNKDGTTSRRPQLEQFCKQHGLTFITIAQLVAYRLKNERLVHRVAEARLPTEYGEWRIYGYKNDVDQREHIAIAYGDVSQGEGVLVRMHSKCLTGDVFHSRRCDCGWQLDTAMAMIQAEGRGVIVYLDQEGRGIGLINKLKAYELQDRGADTVEANEQLGFKADLRNYGIGAQILLDLSVRSIRVMTNNPRKLVGLDGYGLVLTDRVRIEAPSTDENASYLETKRTKLGHLFAI, encoded by the coding sequence ATGCCCAATTCAGAGCAGAACGCCGGAGTCCCGCGCGACGCGGAGCGGCCGGCTGTCGATCCCGTATTCGGGACGGTCGAGCAGGCGCTCGCCGATATCGCGGCTGGGAAGTTCATCGTCGTGGCTGACGACGAAGATCGCGAAAACGAGGGCGATCTCGTCTGCGCCGCGGAACTGGTCACGCCCGAGATGGTCAACTTCATGCTCGAAGCCAAAGGCATGATCTGTCTGGCCATGACCAACGAGTGGGCCAATCGACTCGGTCTCGAGATGCAGGTGGAGAAGAACACCGAGTCGATGGGCACGGCGTTCACGGTCTCCATCGATGCCGCGGCCAAGTATGGGGTGACCACCGGCATCAGTGCTGCTGATCGCGCCGCCACCATTCGTGTGGCCGCCGACCCCGACTCCACCCGCGCCGACCTGCGCGTGCCCGGGCACATTCATCCGCTGCGCGCCCGCGATGGCGGCGTGCTGCAGCGGGTGGGGCACACCGAGGCCGCAGTGGATCTGGCGCGCCTCGCAGGGTGTCGTCCCGCCGGTGTCATTTGTGAAGTGCTCAACAAGGATGGCACCACTTCGCGTCGTCCGCAGCTCGAGCAGTTCTGCAAGCAGCACGGTCTCACGTTCATCACGATCGCGCAGTTGGTGGCCTATCGCCTCAAGAACGAGCGCCTCGTGCATCGTGTCGCCGAAGCGCGCCTGCCCACCGAATACGGGGAGTGGCGCATCTACGGCTACAAGAACGATGTGGATCAGCGCGAGCACATCGCGATTGCCTACGGCGATGTCTCGCAGGGTGAAGGCGTGCTCGTGCGCATGCATTCGAAGTGCCTCACCGGTGATGTGTTCCACTCGCGCCGCTGCGATTGTGGCTGGCAGCTCGACACCGCCATGGCCATGATTCAGGCGGAAGGCCGTGGTGTGATTGTGTATCTCGATCAGGAAGGTCGTGGCATCGGCCTGATCAACAAGCTCAAAGCGTACGAACTGCAGGACCGTGGCGCCGACACCGTGGAAGCCAATGAGCAACTGGGCTTCAAGGCGGACCTGCGCAACTACGGCATCGGTGCGCAGATTCTGCTCGACTTGAGTGTGCGTTCCATTCGCGTTATGACCAACAACCCCCGCAAGCTCGTGGGGCTCGACGGCTACGGTCTCGTGCTCACCGATCGTGTCCGTATCGAAGCCCCGTCGACTGATGAGAACGCTTCCTATCTTGAAACCAAGCGCACCAAGCTTGGACACCTCTTCGCCATCTGA
- the ribH gene encoding 6,7-dimethyl-8-ribityllumazine synthase gives MAEFSGEPRGEGRRIVVVASRFNEGVTVPLAEGAVSALVGKGVAFDNIDVLWVPGAWELPVAVRRALSSERYDAAVAVGAVIRGDTPHFDIVAGETARGLMEASRDFDVPVTLGLLTTDTLEQAEARAGGVHGNKGADAALAALEVLDLFDRALPANDYDEDGE, from the coding sequence GTGGCTGAGTTCAGTGGAGAACCGCGCGGTGAAGGTCGCCGCATCGTAGTCGTCGCCAGCCGCTTCAACGAAGGCGTGACGGTGCCGCTCGCCGAGGGCGCGGTATCGGCCCTCGTCGGAAAAGGTGTGGCATTCGACAACATCGACGTGTTGTGGGTGCCGGGCGCATGGGAACTGCCCGTGGCCGTACGCCGCGCCTTGAGCAGTGAGCGCTATGACGCGGCGGTCGCGGTGGGTGCGGTCATCCGTGGCGACACACCGCATTTCGACATCGTGGCCGGCGAAACGGCGCGGGGGCTCATGGAAGCGTCGCGGGACTTCGATGTGCCCGTGACGCTGGGATTGCTCACCACCGACACGCTGGAGCAGGCCGAAGCCCGCGCCGGTGGTGTACACGGCAACAAGGGCGCCGATGCGGCCCTGGCCGCGCTGGAAGTCCTGGATCTGTTCGATCGCGCACTACCGGCCAACGACTACGACGAGGATGGCGAGTGA
- the nusB gene encoding transcription antitermination factor NusB, giving the protein MSNLRDEAFWDAPMQEPLAPKQGRRTRGRKVTREERMETRGRARALQALYAADLRDLTQVKRIATTVFDDLAIDPAERLFASRLIATVADRGAVLDAALVEVTANWRLERLGAIERSVLRLAAAELAREETPVKVVLQEAVHLAERYGTERSARFVNGVLDAYARRLGRL; this is encoded by the coding sequence ATGTCGAATCTTCGTGACGAGGCGTTCTGGGATGCGCCGATGCAGGAACCGCTCGCACCCAAGCAGGGGCGTCGCACACGTGGACGAAAAGTCACGCGTGAAGAGCGCATGGAAACACGCGGCCGGGCGCGCGCGCTGCAGGCACTGTACGCTGCCGACCTGCGCGATCTGACCCAGGTGAAGCGCATTGCCACCACGGTATTCGACGATCTCGCCATCGATCCGGCGGAGCGGTTGTTTGCATCACGCCTGATCGCCACGGTGGCGGATCGCGGTGCGGTGCTCGACGCGGCGCTCGTGGAAGTGACGGCCAACTGGCGCCTCGAACGGCTTGGCGCGATCGAACGCAGTGTCTTGCGTCTGGCGGCTGCGGAACTGGCCCGTGAAGAAACGCCCGTGAAAGTGGTCCTGCAGGAAGCGGTGCACCTGGCCGAGCGGTATGGCACGGAGCGCTCGGCACGCTTCGTGAACGGGGTGCTCGACGCCTACGCCCGTCGGCTCGGACGGTTGTGA
- a CDS encoding glycosyltransferase family 4 protein, translated as MTARTERSPQAGNRLRIAVVNWQCRDNPQAGGAEIHLHEIFGRLAQAGHEVVLLCGGWPGCPPRATLDGIEVHRVGTRQSFPFLARRYWHTQLEQRGFDVLVEDINKVPVFTPTWRAPKLVGLVPHLFGGTAFQELAAPLATAVWLAEKPLPWFYAGHAFEAISESTKDDLVRRGIPRDSIRVIFPGIDSQHYTPDPTQRAAHPTFAYLGRLKKYKGVDLVIRAFAACEVPNATLDVAGAGEYRAELERLAGTLGVGSRVRFLGRIDETDKCALLRRAWATVFASPKEGWGITNLEAAASGTPVIASNSPGIRESVRDGETGFLVPHGDVAAMAASMRRLSGERALVEHLGAAARQFAEGFTWANAADQTETHLREVVVGNE; from the coding sequence GTGACCGCGCGAACAGAGCGGTCACCGCAGGCGGGCAACCGTCTGCGGATTGCAGTCGTGAACTGGCAATGCCGCGACAATCCGCAGGCCGGCGGCGCCGAGATCCATCTGCACGAGATCTTCGGGCGGCTGGCACAGGCGGGGCATGAGGTGGTGCTGCTCTGTGGCGGATGGCCCGGCTGTCCACCGCGCGCCACGCTGGACGGCATCGAAGTGCACCGGGTGGGGACGCGCCAATCCTTCCCGTTCCTGGCGCGTCGCTACTGGCACACCCAGTTGGAGCAGCGCGGTTTTGATGTGCTCGTCGAGGACATCAACAAGGTGCCCGTGTTCACACCCACCTGGCGTGCGCCCAAGCTGGTGGGGCTCGTACCCCATCTGTTCGGGGGCACCGCATTCCAGGAACTGGCCGCGCCATTGGCCACGGCGGTGTGGTTGGCCGAGAAACCGCTGCCCTGGTTTTATGCCGGCCATGCGTTCGAGGCCATCAGCGAGAGCACCAAGGACGATCTGGTGCGCCGCGGCATTCCGCGCGACAGTATACGGGTGATTTTCCCCGGCATCGACAGCCAGCATTACACGCCCGACCCCACCCAGCGTGCGGCTCATCCAACCTTTGCGTATCTCGGTCGTCTGAAGAAGTATAAGGGCGTGGATCTGGTGATCCGCGCCTTTGCGGCCTGTGAGGTGCCGAACGCCACACTCGACGTGGCGGGTGCCGGGGAATATCGGGCCGAATTGGAGCGGTTGGCAGGAACCCTTGGAGTAGGCTCGCGGGTACGGTTTTTAGGACGTATTGACGAGACTGATAAGTGCGCTCTGCTACGTCGGGCATGGGCCACCGTCTTCGCATCACCAAAGGAGGGCTGGGGCATCACGAATCTGGAGGCAGCAGCGAGCGGGACTCCGGTGATTGCATCGAATTCTCCGGGAATCCGCGAATCGGTCCGCGACGGTGAGACCGGTTTCCTTGTACCACACGGGGACGTGGCTGCCATGGCTGCATCCATGCGACGCCTCAGCGGCGAGCGAGCGCTCGTCGAACACCTGGGGGCCGCCGCGCGGCAATTCGCCGAAGGGTTCACCTGGGCGAATGCCGCCGATCAGACCGAAACCCACCTCAGAGAAGTCGTGGTGGGAAACGAGTGA
- a CDS encoding HPF/RaiA family ribosome-associated protein: protein MEIILHAHHAEVSDTLRAQAQAAVERIASRLKRVANAIVRFVGDGPTRRVEIVLRAGSQGELFAHADARAFAPALSAAVQRLESQVSRARRTRRAPRVERRSGDLSE from the coding sequence ATGGAGATCATCCTGCACGCGCATCACGCCGAAGTGTCCGATACCCTTCGCGCTCAGGCACAGGCCGCTGTGGAACGCATTGCCTCGCGATTGAAACGCGTGGCCAACGCGATCGTTCGATTCGTGGGTGACGGTCCAACCCGACGAGTCGAGATCGTCCTGCGCGCTGGCAGTCAGGGAGAGCTTTTTGCTCACGCCGACGCCCGCGCCTTCGCACCCGCCCTGTCCGCTGCCGTGCAGCGACTGGAAAGTCAGGTCTCCCGCGCCCGCCGAACCAGGCGAGCACCTCGCGTTGAACGCCGCTCCGGAGATCTCTCCGAGTGA
- the hprK gene encoding HPr(Ser) kinase/phosphatase, protein MNRRLTVGTLFERMKDTLELELLGPSTGLDREITSPEASSPGLVLAGYINRFPYQRIQVLGETEITYLQSLGEVQRTANLEQFFGFPLPCAFITKGLEPPTPLMRLAEEAGVTVLRSQLKTAEFYRLIKPFLSDQFAPTTTLHGSLADVYGVGLFFTGKSGIGKSECVLDLVERGHRLVADDLVFVSRRGNDVLIGRGHELQRHFMEIRGVGLLDIPAIFGIHAVRQQKRLEVVVVLEEWDGNAHVDRTGLDVQTIDILGVEIPKITVHLNPGKNITVIAEVIAMNHLLRYYRGYDTATAFNEQLIDRMRRKSDVQRYLQEDDE, encoded by the coding sequence GTGAATCGTCGTCTCACGGTCGGCACCCTGTTCGAGCGCATGAAGGACACCCTCGAGCTCGAACTGCTGGGCCCATCCACCGGTCTCGATCGTGAGATCACGAGCCCCGAGGCGTCCAGCCCGGGGCTCGTGCTTGCGGGGTACATCAATCGCTTCCCGTATCAGCGCATTCAGGTGCTCGGCGAAACCGAGATCACCTATTTGCAGTCGTTGGGCGAGGTGCAGCGCACTGCCAACCTCGAACAGTTCTTTGGTTTCCCGCTGCCCTGCGCCTTCATCACGAAGGGCCTCGAGCCGCCCACGCCGCTGATGCGTCTGGCCGAGGAAGCCGGTGTGACGGTGCTGCGCTCGCAGCTCAAGACGGCCGAGTTCTACCGTCTGATCAAGCCGTTTCTGTCGGACCAGTTTGCGCCCACGACCACGTTGCACGGTTCACTGGCCGACGTGTATGGCGTGGGCCTGTTCTTCACGGGCAAGAGCGGCATCGGCAAGTCTGAATGTGTGCTCGACCTCGTGGAGCGTGGACATCGGCTGGTGGCCGACGACCTGGTTTTCGTTTCACGACGCGGCAACGACGTGCTCATTGGTCGTGGACATGAGCTGCAACGGCACTTCATGGAGATTCGCGGAGTCGGGCTGCTCGACATTCCCGCCATCTTCGGCATTCACGCGGTGCGTCAGCAGAAGCGCCTCGAAGTGGTGGTCGTGCTCGAAGAGTGGGATGGCAATGCCCATGTCGACCGCACCGGACTGGACGTGCAGACCATCGACATCCTGGGCGTGGAGATCCCGAAAATCACGGTGCATCTCAATCCCGGCAAAAACATCACGGTGATCGCCGAGGTCATCGCGATGAACCATCTCCTGCGATATTATCGCGGATACGATACGGCGACGGCATTCAACGAACAGTTGATCGACCGCATGCGTCGCAAGTCGGATGTCCAGCGATACCTGCAGGAGGATGACGAGTAG
- a CDS encoding PTS sugar transporter subunit IIA, translating to MSTDAAPAAMPIRAVVAGHGTFATGVISAIEQITGRGAAFLPISNSGLCLDDIQGALAQAIDDSGAKVVFTDLPAGSCTMAVRRMIRERPGVLLVTGVNLSLLLDFAMQDDADTVTAVQGALDRGKASMVVYGA from the coding sequence ATGAGCACCGACGCTGCGCCTGCCGCGATGCCCATTCGTGCGGTGGTGGCCGGACACGGCACCTTCGCCACCGGCGTGATTTCCGCGATCGAACAGATCACGGGACGGGGAGCGGCGTTTCTGCCGATTTCCAACAGCGGGCTGTGTCTCGACGACATCCAGGGCGCGTTGGCTCAGGCCATCGATGACAGTGGTGCCAAGGTCGTATTTACAGACCTGCCGGCCGGCAGTTGTACCATGGCAGTCCGGCGCATGATTCGGGAACGTCCGGGCGTGCTGCTCGTGACCGGCGTGAATCTCTCGCTGCTGCTCGACTTTGCCATGCAGGACGACGCGGATACGGTCACGGCGGTGCAGGGTGCGCTCGATCGTGGCAAGGCGTCCATGGTGGTCTACGGCGCCTGA
- a CDS encoding PTS system mannose/fructose/N-acetylgalactosamine-transporter subunit IIB, whose product MPIALYRIDDRLIHGQVVVGWGQPLELRFIVLVDDDVAGSEWEQELYRMGVPPEMTVHFATVEDATAKLAQFEQHAEPGIVLVGDIGTMLRLVTSATGRIRTVNVGGVHHVPGRTGRLRYVYLTPSEEQALRDIAAQGVEVTAQDVPSARPVPLEELLHSTVGV is encoded by the coding sequence ATGCCCATCGCGCTTTACCGCATTGACGATCGCCTCATCCACGGGCAGGTGGTGGTGGGATGGGGACAACCCCTCGAACTGCGCTTCATCGTGCTGGTCGACGATGATGTCGCGGGCAGCGAGTGGGAGCAGGAGCTCTATCGCATGGGCGTCCCGCCCGAGATGACGGTGCACTTCGCCACCGTCGAGGACGCGACCGCGAAACTCGCACAGTTCGAGCAACACGCCGAGCCGGGCATTGTGCTCGTGGGGGATATCGGCACGATGCTGCGACTGGTCACGAGCGCCACCGGGCGCATTCGCACGGTCAATGTGGGTGGCGTGCATCATGTGCCTGGCCGTACCGGGCGCCTCCGGTACGTGTACCTCACGCCCTCCGAAGAGCAGGCGCTGCGTGATATCGCGGCGCAGGGTGTCGAAGTCACGGCGCAGGACGTGCCGTCGGCCCGCCCGGTTCCGCTGGAAGAACTGCTGCACTCCACGGTCGGCGTATAA
- a CDS encoding PTS sugar transporter subunit IIC, with translation MPGGLPASFAELLPLVLLAGVVGLDVVSFPQAMISRPIVGATLGGAFLGQPLAGLTCGAALECLALESLPVGASRYPEWGSASVVAGALAASHVTPTGMPAVGPFAMAVLVGILASWLGGISMVKHRQLIAHVARPRLPQLAAGSRSTVIGLQVFGMTADLLRGALVGLVMLLAAAPVVDIVHARWALRDDLSRAVVITCVAAVAAAAVWKDFHAISGTRRLFLLSLAVGTLVVILGA, from the coding sequence ATGCCCGGCGGACTTCCCGCGTCGTTTGCCGAATTGCTGCCCCTGGTGCTGCTGGCCGGAGTGGTGGGGCTCGACGTGGTGAGTTTTCCGCAGGCCATGATCTCGCGCCCGATTGTTGGCGCGACGCTGGGGGGGGCGTTTCTCGGGCAACCGTTGGCAGGCCTCACCTGTGGCGCGGCGCTCGAGTGCCTGGCACTGGAATCCCTGCCGGTGGGCGCATCACGTTATCCGGAGTGGGGCAGTGCCTCCGTGGTGGCGGGCGCGTTGGCGGCGAGTCATGTCACCCCCACGGGAATGCCCGCCGTGGGACCGTTCGCCATGGCCGTGCTGGTGGGCATCCTGGCTTCGTGGCTGGGCGGCATCAGCATGGTCAAGCATCGGCAACTCATCGCCCACGTGGCGCGCCCTCGCCTGCCGCAACTCGCCGCCGGGAGCCGCAGCACCGTCATCGGTCTGCAGGTGTTCGGAATGACGGCCGACCTGCTGCGCGGGGCCCTGGTGGGCCTGGTGATGTTGTTGGCAGCAGCACCGGTGGTCGACATCGTGCACGCTCGCTGGGCGCTGCGGGACGACCTTTCACGCGCCGTGGTCATCACCTGCGTGGCGGCCGTGGCCGCAGCGGCGGTGTGGAAGGACTTTCATGCCATCTCCGGTACGCGACGACTGTTTCTCCTCTCGCTGGCCGTGGGCACGCTGGTGGTGATCCTTGGCGCCTGA
- a CDS encoding PTS system mannose/fructose/sorbose family transporter subunit IID, with protein sequence MAPDGFTDPGASGAATAVADPPPLDVPLHMSMYLRLLAIQGSWNYELLVGNGMGFCIEPALRRLPGGIDGEAYRGALARQSVYFNSHPYLAGLAVGALARAELEQTPPAKIERFRSALCGPLGSVGDRLVWAAWLPACSLVAILLFGFGWSPLGVMAGFLILYNLGHFGLRDWALRAGWKHGLRVASALGHPVLQHGPRYIGRVSAVLGGLALPLAVHRAIGGEPPLTPIPMGVAAATPLLAVFLVRVQGRAEGWRVVLWLLAAFVLYSVVIDG encoded by the coding sequence TTGGCGCCTGACGGGTTTACCGATCCGGGTGCCAGTGGCGCCGCCACTGCGGTGGCGGATCCGCCGCCGCTCGATGTGCCGCTGCACATGTCGATGTACCTGCGTCTGCTCGCCATCCAGGGATCGTGGAACTACGAGCTGCTGGTCGGCAACGGGATGGGGTTCTGCATCGAACCGGCACTGCGGCGTTTGCCTGGCGGCATTGACGGCGAGGCGTACCGGGGAGCGCTCGCCCGGCAGTCCGTCTACTTCAACAGCCACCCCTATCTGGCGGGGCTCGCGGTCGGAGCACTCGCACGGGCGGAGCTTGAACAGACCCCGCCGGCCAAGATCGAACGCTTCCGCAGCGCACTGTGCGGTCCCCTCGGCAGTGTCGGCGATCGCCTCGTGTGGGCGGCGTGGCTACCCGCCTGCTCCCTGGTGGCCATCCTGCTGTTCGGCTTTGGCTGGTCCCCGCTTGGAGTGATGGCGGGATTCCTGATACTGTACAACCTGGGCCATTTCGGGTTGCGCGATTGGGCGCTGCGTGCCGGCTGGAAACACGGCCTGCGGGTGGCGTCGGCACTGGGGCACCCGGTGCTGCAGCACGGTCCGCGCTACATTGGTCGGGTGTCGGCAGTGTTGGGAGGATTGGCATTACCGTTGGCCGTGCATCGTGCCATCGGTGGCGAACCACCGCTGACCCCCATCCCGATGGGTGTCGCTGCGGCCACGCCGCTGCTTGCCGTGTTCCTCGTGCGTGTGCAGGGCCGCGCTGAAGGGTGGCGCGTCGTCTTGTGGCTGCTCGCGGCTTTTGTCCTCTACTCGGTGGTCATTGATGGCTGA
- a CDS encoding HPr family phosphocarrier protein, with protein sequence MAERSVQIVNKHGLHARPAAEVVKAASRFKADITICRDDLEVNGKSIMGVMMLAAEFGATITLRATGPDADDALEALTTLVASRFGEA encoded by the coding sequence ATGGCTGAACGCTCCGTCCAAATCGTCAACAAGCACGGGCTGCATGCCCGTCCCGCAGCAGAAGTGGTCAAGGCAGCCTCGCGCTTCAAGGCTGACATCACGATCTGCCGTGACGATCTCGAAGTGAACGGCAAGAGCATCATGGGCGTCATGATGCTCGCTGCGGAGTTCGGTGCCACGATCACGCTGCGCGCCACCGGCCCCGATGCCGACGACGCGCTCGAGGCGTTGACGACGCTGGTCGCCTCGCGGTTCGGAGAGGCCTAG
- the ptsP gene encoding phosphoenolpyruvate--protein phosphotransferase, with protein sequence MDSVLRGIPASPGIVVGPVHLLRWEVPEVRHRLIDDSEIEAEIARLHEAIEQARERLRTLRARAEVQAGPEEAGIFDVQLSILDDKELINSAIVLVRQNLGAEKAFDLVLLEWRQHFARHSAPMLREKVGDLVDVHIRVLSILLHLPDHDPVDVPRGANAILVTHDLTPSLTLQLDRECIAAIATEAGTATAHVAILARSLGLPAVVGLRNALAALQGGETAILDGTDGTLVTKPTDVEIEEARARITAAEGQAPVLRELALSEPITRDDVRVVVRANVDIPEEAELAAGSGAEGVGLMRTEFLVVGRASMPDEEEQYRSYKRVLLAFGNRPVVIRTFDIGGDKLPVGGFPTEPNPFLGWRAIRMCLDESDLFKVQLRALLRAAVHGDLRIMLPLVVTVDEVRETRQLIAEAVAELSARRVPFRDDVPLGVMVETPAAAIACDTLVRDVDFFSIGSNDLVQYTLAVDRGNANLAPRFTPFHPAVLRLMAQVQSTGEANGIDVCVCGEMASQPLAVFALMGLGIRQLSVAPRAVADVKRIIRGVRAGAAEDAARAAMQAGTAREAEILLRRRLRAELER encoded by the coding sequence GTGGATTCCGTCCTCCGCGGCATTCCGGCGTCGCCGGGAATCGTCGTGGGTCCGGTGCACTTGCTGCGCTGGGAGGTGCCGGAAGTCCGCCATCGTCTGATCGATGACAGCGAGATCGAGGCCGAAATCGCGCGCTTGCACGAAGCGATCGAGCAGGCGCGCGAGCGTCTGCGTACGCTGCGCGCGCGCGCCGAAGTACAGGCCGGTCCAGAGGAGGCCGGCATTTTTGATGTGCAGCTCTCCATTCTCGATGACAAGGAGCTGATCAACAGCGCCATCGTGCTGGTGCGCCAGAACTTGGGGGCCGAGAAGGCGTTTGATCTCGTCCTGCTGGAGTGGCGGCAACACTTTGCACGCCACAGCGCACCCATGTTGCGCGAAAAGGTCGGCGACCTGGTGGATGTGCACATCCGCGTGCTGTCCATCCTGCTGCACCTGCCGGATCACGATCCCGTCGACGTGCCGCGTGGCGCCAATGCCATCCTCGTCACGCACGACCTGACGCCGTCACTCACGCTGCAGCTCGATCGCGAGTGCATCGCGGCGATTGCCACGGAAGCCGGCACCGCCACCGCGCATGTGGCCATCCTCGCACGGTCGTTGGGCCTGCCGGCGGTCGTCGGGCTGCGCAATGCGCTGGCCGCGCTGCAGGGCGGTGAAACGGCCATCCTCGATGGTACCGACGGCACGCTGGTCACCAAGCCCACCGACGTCGAAATCGAGGAGGCCCGGGCGCGTATCACAGCCGCCGAAGGGCAGGCCCCGGTGTTGCGCGAGCTGGCGCTCAGTGAGCCCATCACGCGAGACGACGTGCGTGTCGTGGTGCGGGCCAATGTCGACATTCCGGAAGAAGCCGAACTGGCGGCCGGCAGCGGCGCTGAAGGGGTGGGACTCATGCGTACCGAATTCCTCGTCGTGGGGCGTGCCAGCATGCCCGACGAGGAAGAACAGTACCGCAGCTACAAGCGCGTGTTGTTGGCATTCGGTAATCGGCCGGTCGTGATTCGCACGTTCGACATCGGCGGCGACAAATTGCCCGTCGGCGGCTTCCCGACCGAACCCAATCCGTTTCTCGGGTGGCGCGCCATCCGGATGTGCCTCGACGAGAGTGATCTCTTCAAGGTGCAGTTGCGGGCCTTGCTGCGCGCGGCCGTGCATGGTGATCTGCGTATCATGCTGCCGCTGGTGGTCACGGTCGACGAAGTGCGTGAGACGCGTCAGCTCATTGCCGAAGCGGTGGCCGAACTGTCTGCGCGGCGGGTGCCGTTCCGCGATGACGTGCCGCTTGGGGTGATGGTCGAAACGCCGGCGGCCGCTATCGCCTGTGACACACTGGTGCGAGACGTGGACTTCTTCAGCATCGGGTCCAACGATCTGGTGCAGTACACCCTCGCGGTCGACCGTGGCAATGCGAACCTGGCTCCACGGTTCACTCCCTTCCACCCAGCGGTCCTGCGGCTGATGGCGCAGGTCCAATCCACGGGCGAGGCCAATGGCATCGACGTGTGCGTGTGCGGGGAAATGGCGTCTCAGCCGCTGGCGGTCTTTGCCCTGATGGGGCTCGGCATCCGGCAGTTGAGTGTGGCCCCCCGGGCGGTGGCGGACGTCAAGCGGATCATCCGCGGCGTTCGGGCCGGAGCCGCCGAGGACGCTGCTCGGGCCGCTATGCAAGCCGGAACTGCGCGCGAAGCCGAGATCCTGCTGCGTCGTCGGTTGCGCGCTGAGCTTGAGCGCTAA
- the metK gene encoding methionine adenosyltransferase yields MADRHLFTSESVTEGHPDKIADQISDAVLDALLTEDQKARVACETLVTTGLAVIAGEITTTAYVHLPEIVRRTIDGIGYNDASFGFDSKTCAVMSTIDRQSPDIAQGVDTGGAGDQGMMFGYATDETPELMPMPIQLAHALTYRLSELRKDGTLPWLRPDGKAQVSVVYEDNLPVAIDTVVISTQHDERVSNTKLRRAILDDVIHAVLPEEMIGRKLKTHINPTGRFVIGGPQGDAGLTGRKIIVDTYGGMGRHGGGAFSGKDPSKVDRSACYAARWVAKNIVAAKLAKRCEVQVAYAIGVAEPVSVYVQTFGTGAVPDRAIEAAVQEVFDLTPRGISTALDLRKPIYQATAAYGHFGRKPETIGRGRSARTTFTWERTDRVTALKKAIR; encoded by the coding sequence GTGGCCGATCGTCATCTCTTCACATCGGAGTCCGTCACCGAGGGGCACCCGGACAAGATCGCAGATCAGATCTCCGATGCCGTCCTGGATGCCCTCCTGACCGAGGACCAGAAGGCCCGTGTCGCCTGTGAGACGTTGGTCACCACGGGTCTCGCGGTGATTGCCGGAGAAATCACGACGACGGCCTACGTGCACCTGCCCGAGATCGTGCGCCGGACCATCGACGGGATCGGCTACAACGACGCGTCGTTCGGGTTCGACTCCAAGACGTGCGCGGTGATGAGCACGATCGACCGTCAGTCGCCCGATATTGCGCAGGGCGTGGATACCGGCGGCGCGGGTGACCAGGGCATGATGTTCGGCTACGCCACCGACGAAACGCCGGAGCTCATGCCGATGCCCATCCAGCTCGCGCATGCGCTCACGTATCGCCTGTCGGAACTGCGCAAGGACGGCACGCTGCCGTGGCTGCGCCCCGACGGCAAGGCGCAGGTGAGTGTGGTGTACGAGGACAACCTTCCGGTGGCCATCGACACGGTGGTGATCTCCACACAGCACGACGAGCGGGTGAGCAACACCAAGCTGCGTCGCGCCATCCTCGATGACGTGATCCACGCGGTGCTGCCGGAAGAGATGATCGGTCGCAAGCTCAAGACCCACATCAATCCCACGGGCCGCTTTGTCATCGGTGGTCCGCAGGGTGATGCGGGGCTCACTGGCCGCAAGATCATCGTGGATACCTACGGCGGCATGGGCCGGCATGGCGGCGGCGCGTTCAGCGGCAAGGATCCCTCCAAGGTCGACCGTTCGGCGTGTTACGCGGCGCGGTGGGTGGCCAAGAACATCGTGGCGGCCAAGCTGGCCAAGCGATGCGAAGTGCAGGTGGCCTACGCCATTGGCGTCGCCGAGCCGGTCTCGGTGTACGTACAGACGTTTGGCACTGGGGCGGTGCCCGATCGGGCGATCGAAGCGGCGGTGCAGGAGGTGTTCGACCTGACGCCGCGTGGCATCAGCACGGCGCTCGACCTGCGCAAGCCGATCTATCAGGCCACCGCCGCGTATGGTCACTTCGGCCGCAAGCCGGAAACCATCGGTCGTGGCCGCAGCGCGCGCACCACGTTCACGTGGGAACGCACCGATCGTGTGACGGCGCTGAAGAAGGCCATCCGATGA